A single genomic interval of Planktothrix sp. FACHB-1365 harbors:
- a CDS encoding aspartate kinase, which translates to MLIVQKYGGSSVGSVERIQSVAQRVIKTAQDHQVVVVVSAMGKTTDQLVSLAQQISPTPNRREMDMLLSTGEQVSIALLSMALQELGQPAISLTGAQVGIVTEAEHTRARILSIETQRMERHLNQGQVVVVAGFQGVSSQDDLEITTLGRGGSDTSAVALAAALKADVCEIYTDVPGILTTDPRLVPNAQLMTEITCDEMLELASLGAKVLHPRAVEIARNYGVSLVVRSSWTDDPGTKVIAPKPQPRPLEGLELARPVDGVEFDRNQAAVSLLRIPDRPGIAAKLFGGIAVQNLDVDLIIQSIHEGNSNDITFTVERDYFTKAIAVADALLPALGKPNHSDLGNAEVTGDDTPIAKVSIVGAGMIGRPKVASQMFNTLAEAGINIQMISTSEVKVSCVIAAEDCQQAVTALCQSFEISSDCKITSNFELEKPPIDPSLPPVRGVALDIKQARLAIRHIPDRPGMAAKIFSILADHNISVDMIIQSQRCHQINGILARDIAFTVAQGDADEAEKILTQASSELGYSEIIVNKSIAKVSVVGSGMIHHPGVAAKMFEALANRNINILMIATSEIKISCLVDEDQGVEALKAVHEIFELSGDKTFIVPERAPVA; encoded by the coding sequence ATGCTGATTGTTCAAAAATACGGTGGTAGTTCTGTCGGTTCCGTTGAACGCATTCAATCCGTTGCTCAACGGGTAATAAAAACAGCCCAAGATCATCAAGTGGTTGTCGTTGTTTCTGCAATGGGAAAAACCACTGATCAATTAGTAAGTTTAGCTCAACAAATTTCTCCAACTCCCAACCGTCGAGAAATGGATATGTTACTCTCTACGGGAGAACAAGTCAGTATTGCTTTATTAAGTATGGCATTGCAGGAATTAGGACAACCTGCGATTTCTTTAACCGGGGCTCAAGTTGGAATTGTGACTGAAGCTGAACACACTCGCGCCCGAATTTTAAGTATTGAAACTCAACGCATGGAACGCCACTTAAATCAAGGACAAGTGGTGGTTGTCGCCGGATTTCAAGGGGTAAGTAGTCAAGATGATTTGGAAATTACAACATTAGGACGAGGGGGGTCTGATACCTCTGCTGTGGCGTTAGCAGCCGCTTTAAAAGCAGATGTATGTGAAATTTATACCGATGTTCCAGGGATTTTAACCACCGATCCTCGCTTAGTTCCCAATGCTCAATTAATGACAGAAATTACCTGTGATGAGATGTTAGAACTCGCTAGTTTAGGGGCGAAAGTTTTACATCCTCGTGCGGTAGAAATTGCCCGCAATTATGGGGTTTCTTTAGTCGTGCGTTCCAGTTGGACAGATGACCCCGGAACGAAAGTCATCGCCCCTAAACCTCAACCCCGACCCTTAGAAGGATTAGAATTAGCCCGTCCGGTAGATGGTGTCGAATTTGATAGAAATCAAGCCGCAGTTTCTTTATTAAGAATACCCGATCGCCCCGGCATTGCTGCTAAATTATTTGGAGGAATTGCGGTACAAAATTTAGATGTGGATTTAATTATTCAATCCATTCATGAAGGGAATAGTAATGATATTACCTTTACTGTAGAACGAGATTATTTTACTAAAGCGATCGCCGTTGCTGATGCTTTATTACCCGCTTTAGGAAAACCGAATCATTCTGATCTAGGTAATGCTGAAGTAACTGGAGATGACACCCCTATTGCTAAAGTCAGTATTGTCGGCGCGGGAATGATTGGACGGCCAAAAGTTGCGTCTCAAATGTTTAATACTTTAGCAGAAGCGGGTATTAATATTCAGATGATTTCAACTTCAGAAGTTAAAGTGAGTTGTGTCATTGCAGCCGAAGATTGTCAACAAGCAGTTACCGCCTTATGTCAATCTTTTGAAATTAGTTCTGATTGTAAAATTACTAGCAATTTTGAGCTAGAAAAACCGCCTATTGATCCCAGTTTACCTCCGGTTCGAGGTGTGGCGTTAGATATTAAACAAGCTCGTTTAGCCATTCGCCATATTCCAGATCGTCCAGGGATGGCAGCCAAAATATTCTCTATTTTAGCGGATCATAATATTAGTGTGGATATGATTATTCAATCCCAACGCTGTCATCAAATCAACGGAATTTTAGCACGGGATATTGCTTTTACGGTCGCCCAAGGGGATGCTGATGAAGCTGAAAAGATTTTAACACAAGCCTCATCTGAATTGGGTTATAGTGAAATTATTGTGAATAAATCCATTGCTAAAGTCAGTGTAGTGGGTTCAGGAATGATTCATCATCCAGGGGTTGCTGCTAAAATGTTTGAAGCTTTAGCAAACCGCAATATTAATATTTTAATGATTGCGACTTCTGAAATTAAAATTAGTTGTTTAGTGGATGAAGACCAAGGCGTAGAAGCGTTAAAAGCCGTTCATGAAATTTTTGAATTATCCGGTGATAAAACCTTTATTGTACCTGAACGTGCGCCTGTTGCTTAA
- a CDS encoding DUF1036 domain-containing protein — protein sequence MASYFYGKNQSISLVKQIGQGGEGTVWTTNRRGYLAKIYHKISQDKVKKLELMIANPPNNPTAGQNHISISWPTDLIKDHQKRCVGFLMPQITDAKEMICVYLPANRIQKAPRFNWYCLHIIALNFISIIKEIHDKNYIIGDINTKNILVNDCSLVSLIDTDSFQVTDSQTGDVYRCSVGVEGFIPPELIGQDFSKLTQFRSHDQFRLGVMIHYLLFGYHPFMGKWTGSGDPPGQNESISKGYWPYGNNSLLKPSPNTIPIDVVHPKLKKCFLKCFNDGHQSPSSRPSPENWLNALQVAINDLVVCNTNKNHIYSKHYGRCYWCERANTLNVDIFPSVQNPIHPKPLRSPSPPPPPPTPTPQPPPPTPTPQPPPPPTPSPSPRPKLKTLQPMWKTAAIISTTIATTLAGLSLFQYYERNQIIKQIEQLRKQNNLSSGQWNLSSSYSFESELENFGNIIEGEKPLIYFDLDELVKEMQKKTTSLDDNIEKLKDNINNLESVNDDLEDKKNSLQNRINELEKYTYVKFCNNTSYSIIDVAFAYWDGTGLRSRGWFSVKSGECSEEVSVAQNYNGNVYVYGMYYRGVHEWGTGQYSFCVDIVYGFSISESDKVSCTGTNQKRVTMSEFSVSPGTNTWNLSP from the coding sequence ATGGCTAGTTACTTTTACGGTAAAAATCAATCTATCTCTCTCGTTAAACAAATAGGTCAAGGAGGTGAAGGTACTGTTTGGACAACAAATCGGCGAGGATACCTAGCAAAAATATATCATAAAATTAGTCAGGATAAAGTTAAAAAACTTGAATTAATGATTGCGAACCCGCCAAACAATCCAACTGCGGGTCAAAATCATATTTCCATTAGCTGGCCTACTGATTTAATTAAGGATCACCAAAAACGATGTGTAGGCTTCTTGATGCCACAGATTACTGATGCTAAAGAAATGATCTGTGTCTATCTCCCTGCAAATAGGATTCAGAAAGCTCCTAGATTTAACTGGTATTGTCTGCATATCATCGCTTTAAATTTTATTTCTATTATTAAAGAGATTCATGATAAAAATTATATTATTGGAGATATTAATACTAAAAATATTCTAGTTAATGATTGCAGTTTAGTTTCTTTAATTGATACTGATTCTTTTCAAGTTACGGACTCTCAAACAGGTGATGTTTATCGTTGTTCGGTCGGTGTAGAAGGTTTTATACCTCCTGAATTAATTGGTCAAGATTTCTCTAAATTGACACAATTCCGATCTCATGATCAATTTCGATTAGGGGTAATGATTCACTATCTACTGTTTGGTTATCATCCCTTTATGGGGAAATGGACAGGTTCGGGAGATCCACCCGGACAAAATGAATCGATTAGTAAAGGTTATTGGCCTTATGGAAATAATAGTCTTTTAAAACCCAGCCCGAATACAATTCCTATTGATGTTGTACATCCTAAACTTAAAAAATGCTTTCTCAAATGTTTTAATGACGGTCATCAATCCCCTTCTTCTCGTCCATCCCCTGAAAATTGGTTGAATGCTTTACAGGTTGCTATCAATGATTTAGTTGTTTGTAATACAAATAAAAATCATATCTATAGTAAACATTATGGTCGTTGTTATTGGTGCGAGCGCGCTAATACTTTAAACGTTGATATTTTTCCATCTGTTCAAAATCCTATTCATCCTAAACCGCTAAGGTCACCATCTCCCCCACCACCTCCACCAACTCCAACACCTCAACCGCCACCACCAACTCCAACACCTCAACCGCCACCACCACCAACACCGTCGCCATCTCCCCGACCCAAACTAAAAACTCTCCAACCTATGTGGAAAACCGCAGCTATTATTTCTACAACCATTGCTACAACTTTAGCAGGTTTATCTCTCTTTCAATATTACGAAAGAAATCAAATTATTAAGCAAATTGAACAATTAAGAAAACAAAATAATCTTTCCTCTGGACAATGGAACTTATCATCATCTTACTCGTTTGAGTCTGAGTTAGAAAATTTTGGGAATATTATTGAAGGTGAAAAACCTTTGATTTACTTTGACTTAGATGAGTTAGTCAAGGAAATGCAAAAAAAAACTACGTCCTTAGATGATAATATTGAAAAACTTAAAGATAATATTAATAACTTGGAAAGTGTAAATGATGATTTAGAAGATAAAAAGAATTCTCTACAAAACCGTATCAATGAACTTGAAAAATATACTTATGTCAAATTTTGTAATAACACCTCTTATTCAATCATAGACGTAGCATTCGCGTACTGGGATGGAACCGGATTACGATCAAGGGGTTGGTTTTCTGTTAAATCAGGAGAATGTAGTGAAGAAGTTAGTGTAGCTCAAAACTATAATGGTAATGTTTATGTCTATGGAATGTACTATCGGGGTGTACATGAATGGGGAACCGGACAATACTCTTTTTGTGTAGATATAGTTTACGGGTTCAGTATTTCCGAAAGTGATAAAGTAAGTTGTACAGGGACTAATCAGAAAAGAGTAACAATGAGTGAATTTTCTGTATCCCCTGGTACAAATACTTGGAATCTTTCTCCGTAG
- a CDS encoding homoserine dehydrogenase, with the protein MVFKIGLLGLGTVGTGTVEILLNPEGRHPLLSELSLHRVGVRSLSKPRSVNIPEYLLTTDLEEIVIDPAVDIVVELIGGLEPARSLILQAIENGKHVVTANKAVISRYGSEIFDAANEKGVYVLLEAAVGGGIPVIQPLKQSLGANRIHKVTGIINGTTNYILTRMKNEGADFADVLADAQRLGYAEADPTADIDGLDAGDKIAILASLAFAGRIKLEQVYCEGIRKVTATDITYAEKLGFVIKLLAIAARDPHATPEQDLLSVRVHPTLVPKVHPLASINDVYNAILVEGEPIGQVMFFGRGAGAGPTASAVVSDLLNIVAVLQMQEAEIVSPVVTHEMMSCTHQHYCKIAPMEDLITRFYVRFLTKDSPGVIGNIGTCFGQHNVSLESIVQTGFQENLAEIVVVTHDVLEGNFHQALNEIKSLDSIDSIPSILRVL; encoded by the coding sequence GTGGTTTTTAAAATTGGTTTATTAGGACTGGGAACCGTTGGGACGGGAACCGTTGAAATTTTGTTGAACCCAGAAGGTCGTCATCCGTTGCTATCGGAGTTAAGTTTGCATCGGGTGGGGGTGCGATCGCTGTCTAAACCCCGGAGTGTGAATATACCCGAATATTTATTAACAACGGATTTAGAAGAAATTGTCATTGATCCGGCGGTTGATATTGTTGTGGAATTAATTGGCGGTTTGGAACCCGCGCGATCGCTAATTTTACAAGCGATTGAAAACGGCAAACACGTTGTTACTGCTAATAAAGCCGTGATTTCCCGCTATGGTAGTGAAATTTTTGATGCGGCGAATGAAAAAGGCGTTTATGTTCTTTTAGAAGCCGCTGTTGGGGGGGGAATTCCGGTGATTCAACCCTTAAAACAGTCGTTAGGCGCAAATCGAATTCATAAAGTCACGGGAATTATTAATGGCACGACTAACTATATTTTGACCCGGATGAAAAATGAAGGGGCAGATTTTGCTGATGTTTTAGCGGATGCTCAACGCTTAGGCTATGCAGAAGCTGATCCCACCGCCGATATTGATGGGTTGGATGCTGGGGATAAAATTGCAATTCTGGCTTCTTTGGCTTTTGCAGGCCGAATTAAATTAGAACAAGTGTACTGTGAAGGCATTAGAAAAGTTACGGCGACGGATATTACCTATGCGGAAAAGTTGGGATTTGTGATTAAGTTACTCGCGATCGCCGCGCGAGATCCCCACGCTACTCCTGAACAGGATTTATTATCCGTTCGAGTCCATCCCACGTTAGTTCCTAAAGTTCATCCGTTAGCGAGTATTAATGATGTTTACAACGCGATTTTAGTTGAAGGTGAACCCATTGGACAGGTGATGTTTTTTGGACGGGGAGCGGGAGCAGGGCCAACGGCAAGTGCTGTCGTTTCCGATTTGTTAAATATTGTCGCTGTTCTGCAAATGCAAGAAGCAGAAATCGTGAGTCCTGTTGTTACCCATGAAATGATGAGTTGTACCCATCAACATTATTGTAAAATTGCACCGATGGAGGATTTAATTACCCGGTTTTATGTTCGTTTTCTGACAAAAGATTCTCCGGGGGTGATCGGAAACATCGGAACCTGTTTCGGCCAACATAACGTTAGTTTAGAGTCGATTGTTCAAACGGGATTTCAGGAAAACTTAGCGGAAATAGTCGTCGTGACTCATGATGTTCTGGAGGGGAATTTCCATCAAGCGTTAAATGAAATTAAAAGCCTAGATTCAATTGATAGTATTCCGAGTATTTTACGGGTGCTATAG
- a CDS encoding helix-turn-helix domain-containing protein, whose translation MAQVDKMFSQAAQEWDLESLYADLASAKGKPLTPIEKAHLRGLLSGCSPSEIAEKLDKIPRGVESDLCATIYKYVKYLLDKTEKVENWRKIYEWLDESGYKSKLEKVAVKTLLPEQSVINITQYYIEQHQIVFHFNLKIPTSELPELSIPDCQTDKNSDNNYTDNN comes from the coding sequence ATGGCTCAAGTGGACAAAATGTTCAGCCAAGCGGCCCAGGAGTGGGATTTAGAAAGTCTTTATGCTGACTTAGCATCGGCTAAGGGAAAACCTCTGACTCCGATTGAAAAAGCTCACTTAAGAGGGTTATTGTCTGGCTGTAGTCCCTCGGAAATTGCCGAAAAATTAGATAAAATTCCCAGGGGCGTCGAATCAGATTTATGTGCAACCATTTATAAATATGTTAAATATTTGTTAGATAAAACTGAAAAAGTAGAAAATTGGCGTAAGATTTATGAATGGCTGGATGAATCCGGTTATAAATCAAAGTTAGAGAAAGTTGCTGTTAAAACTTTATTGCCTGAACAAAGCGTTATTAATATAACTCAATATTATATTGAACAACATCAAATCGTCTTTCATTTTAATCTAAAAATCCCCACATCAGAACTTCCTGAACTCTCGATACCTGATTGTCAGACGGATAAAAATAGTGATAATAATTACACTGATAATAATTAA
- a CDS encoding hybrid sensor histidine kinase/response regulator, translating into MIKINHPMFQKLPLRIILIVPFVLQIFIAVGLTGYLSLRNGQKAVNNLAIQLQNEVSSRISQHLSSYLSIAPQLNQVNAHAIAMGTITPNNLTQMGQFFWQQRISFNIGYVLFGTPTGKFSSIGNYFGDQRITFDTVDSQAYSDGRDYVYEMNNRGQITQLLYKSAEDYFFQKEGWYAAGATLGKPTWSQVYNWEVEPYNLCIAASYPLFDNNQKLTGVLGVEMRLSQLHDFLQKLKVSSSGKTFIIERNGLLIASSTDEQPFRIKPGEKPQRLKITESQEPLIKATANYLDSQIKDLKTIKTIQQLNFSLKGHQQWVQITPWQDELGLDWLVVVVVPESDFIGEIDANTRTTILLCFGALILAIISGIYTTHYITQPILRLSSASKMIATSAQKGLSGDLVKTRVEEPKIKELGVLARSFNQMSQELQDSFGALEQTNKVLEKRVEERTAQLTIAKEKADAANQAKSEFLANMSHELRTPLNGILGYAQILGQLEPLTEKGRKGVDIIQQCGYHLLTLINDVLDLSKIEARKLELYPTDFHFPAFLEGVVEICNIKAQQKGIQFNYRPQENLPIGIRADEKRLRQVLINLLGNAIKFTDKGSVTFSIQATPIPPNSRYRLHFQIKDTGVGMTSEQLERIFLPFEQVGETKKNTEGTGLGLAISQKIVTLMGSQLQVQSQLEAGSIFWFDVELPEAKEWANTARNIRKGKVTGYQGEPKKILIVDDNWANRSVIVNLLEPIGFEVIEANNGQEGLEKAIVISPDFIITDLIMPVMDGFAFIDQLRQLPKLKDIVIIASSASVFDSDQHRSLDAGANAFLPKPVSADLLLELLQIHLKLEWIYLSSESPILDQNPPSHSQPETPKIPSEILSNLYELAQEGDVDGILEEAHLIQTHDPIYFAFTQQVIQLAENFQLKKLRELLSQTISQS; encoded by the coding sequence ATGATCAAAATTAATCACCCGATGTTTCAGAAACTTCCTCTTCGCATTATTCTGATTGTTCCCTTTGTTTTACAAATTTTTATAGCGGTTGGTTTGACGGGATATTTATCTTTAAGAAATGGTCAAAAAGCAGTCAATAATTTAGCAATTCAATTACAAAATGAAGTCAGTAGTCGCATTTCTCAACATTTAAGTAGTTATCTTTCAATTGCTCCTCAACTCAATCAAGTCAATGCTCATGCGATCGCTATGGGAACAATTACGCCCAATAATTTAACTCAAATGGGGCAATTTTTTTGGCAACAGCGAATCAGCTTTAATATTGGTTATGTTTTGTTTGGAACACCCACGGGAAAATTTTCCAGTATTGGCAATTATTTTGGAGATCAAAGAATTACCTTTGATACGGTAGATTCTCAAGCTTACAGTGATGGTAGAGACTATGTTTATGAAATGAATAATCGCGGTCAAATCACCCAACTTTTATATAAAAGTGCAGAGGATTATTTCTTTCAAAAAGAAGGATGGTATGCTGCTGGAGCCACATTAGGAAAACCTACTTGGAGTCAAGTTTATAACTGGGAAGTTGAACCCTATAATCTTTGCATCGCAGCGAGTTATCCCTTATTTGATAATAATCAAAAATTAACGGGGGTCTTAGGTGTAGAAATGCGATTATCGCAATTACATGATTTTTTGCAAAAATTGAAAGTCAGTTCTTCCGGTAAAACCTTTATTATAGAACGGAATGGATTACTAATTGCTAGTTCTACTGATGAACAACCTTTTCGCATCAAACCTGGAGAAAAACCGCAACGATTAAAAATTACAGAGAGTCAAGAACCGTTAATTAAAGCAACAGCTAATTATTTAGACTCTCAAATTAAAGATTTGAAAACAATCAAAACTATTCAACAACTTAACTTTTCTTTAAAAGGTCATCAACAGTGGGTTCAAATTACACCTTGGCAAGATGAATTGGGGTTAGATTGGCTAGTCGTTGTGGTTGTACCAGAGTCCGATTTTATTGGAGAAATTGATGCCAATACTCGAACTACAATTTTACTTTGTTTTGGGGCATTAATTTTAGCAATTATATCAGGAATTTATACCACCCATTACATTACCCAACCCATTTTACGCTTAAGTTCTGCATCTAAAATGATTGCAACATCGGCTCAAAAGGGGTTGAGCGGTGACTTAGTTAAAACCAGAGTCGAAGAACCTAAAATCAAAGAATTAGGCGTTTTAGCTCGCTCCTTTAATCAAATGAGCCAAGAATTACAGGATTCTTTTGGTGCTTTAGAACAGACCAATAAAGTATTAGAAAAACGAGTGGAAGAACGAACGGCTCAACTCACAATAGCAAAGGAAAAAGCGGATGCTGCTAACCAAGCTAAAAGTGAATTTCTAGCCAATATGAGCCATGAGTTACGCACCCCATTAAACGGAATTTTGGGCTATGCTCAAATTTTAGGACAATTGGAACCCCTGACGGAAAAAGGACGCAAAGGAGTAGATATTATTCAGCAATGTGGTTATCATCTTTTAACCCTGATTAATGATGTTTTAGATTTATCCAAAATTGAAGCTCGAAAACTAGAACTCTACCCAACTGATTTCCATTTTCCTGCTTTTTTAGAAGGGGTTGTTGAAATTTGTAATATTAAAGCTCAACAAAAAGGAATTCAATTTAATTATAGACCCCAAGAAAATCTTCCCATTGGGATTCGCGCTGATGAGAAACGTCTGAGACAAGTGTTAATTAATTTATTAGGAAATGCGATTAAATTTACGGACAAAGGAAGCGTAACCTTTTCAATTCAAGCCACACCGATTCCCCCAAATTCAAGGTATCGCCTACATTTTCAAATTAAAGATACCGGAGTGGGGATGACATCAGAACAATTAGAGCGAATTTTTCTTCCTTTTGAACAAGTGGGAGAAACAAAGAAAAATACAGAAGGTACAGGCTTGGGATTAGCAATTAGCCAAAAAATTGTTACCTTAATGGGAAGTCAGCTTCAGGTACAAAGTCAATTAGAAGCAGGCAGTATTTTCTGGTTTGATGTGGAATTACCCGAAGCCAAAGAATGGGCAAATACCGCTCGTAATATTCGCAAAGGAAAGGTTACGGGATATCAAGGAGAACCAAAAAAGATTTTAATTGTTGATGATAATTGGGCAAATCGTTCGGTAATTGTAAACTTATTAGAGCCGATTGGGTTTGAAGTCATAGAAGCGAATAATGGTCAAGAAGGATTGGAAAAAGCAATAGTTATTTCCCCCGATTTTATTATTACTGATCTGATCATGCCTGTTATGGATGGGTTTGCGTTTATTGATCAGTTACGTCAATTGCCTAAACTCAAAGATATTGTAATTATTGCTTCCTCAGCTAGTGTATTTGATAGTGATCAACACCGCAGTTTAGATGCGGGAGCTAATGCGTTTTTACCCAAGCCTGTTTCCGCAGATCTCTTACTCGAATTATTACAAATTCACCTGAAGTTAGAATGGATTTATCTTTCCTCTGAATCTCCAATTTTGGATCAGAATCCACCTTCCCATTCTCAGCCGGAAACTCCAAAAATCCCATCTGAAATCTTATCAAATTTGTACGAATTAGCTCAAGAAGGAGACGTAGATGGTATACTAGAAGAAGCTCATTTGATCCAAACTCATGATCCGATTTATTTTGCTTTCACTCAACAAGTGATCCAGCTTGCGGAAAATTTTCAACTCAAAAAGCTGCGAGAGTTGTTGAGTCAAACCATCAGCCAATCTTAA
- a CDS encoding PP2C family serine/threonine-protein phosphatase, giving the protein MSWKAIACSETGTSHQKLSLPCQDYANFIKVSDLGEIVNNGDIIIAAVSDGAGSCKHSDVGSQLAVTTALNYLQKWPKWLKDEQKDSSPEILKEYAEKVFKQTLGAVKKAFDAEAENRKCFPKDLSCTLLVVVATPDWLAAMQIGDGFIVIQQPESEYQLLFHPSKGEYANETTFVTASNASQMMQVQISFGAQEFICASTDGLERLAINIKDWLPHPPFFEMFKKALESRSEEEEKKSTQEWLDSESVNSRTDDDKTLLLCWYDRGLKTLPPNGGEKSGSLKKPDSLGRLKGNTHDNNIDSNLLIINVLLGIVWNALYHDLFVDRTIDHVYLRLIFAFLIATLLAVIILIINWNIYKKVKLNNSKTEKIKIKLLVFSVIISVFGLSLGGILYYSIYEYILLPLSQ; this is encoded by the coding sequence ATGTCTTGGAAAGCGATCGCTTGTTCTGAAACAGGTACAAGCCATCAAAAATTAAGCTTACCCTGTCAGGATTACGCTAACTTTATCAAAGTCAGTGATTTGGGGGAAATTGTCAATAATGGTGACATTATTATTGCTGCTGTATCCGATGGGGCTGGGAGTTGCAAACATTCTGATGTCGGTTCTCAGTTAGCAGTTACAACAGCCCTAAACTATTTACAAAAATGGCCTAAATGGTTAAAAGATGAGCAGAAAGATTCATCACCAGAAATCTTAAAAGAGTATGCTGAAAAAGTCTTTAAACAAACTTTAGGAGCAGTTAAAAAAGCGTTTGATGCAGAAGCGGAAAATAGAAAATGTTTTCCAAAAGATTTATCCTGCACTTTGCTAGTTGTGGTTGCTACTCCTGATTGGCTTGCCGCTATGCAGATTGGGGATGGTTTTATTGTGATTCAACAACCCGAATCAGAATATCAATTACTGTTTCATCCCAGTAAAGGAGAGTATGCGAATGAAACAACTTTTGTAACTGCCTCAAATGCTTCACAGATGATGCAAGTTCAGATATCATTTGGGGCGCAAGAGTTTATTTGTGCTTCTACTGATGGACTCGAAAGACTAGCAATCAATATAAAAGATTGGCTGCCACACCCGCCTTTTTTTGAGATGTTTAAAAAGGCATTAGAAAGTCGGTCAGAAGAGGAAGAAAAAAAATCTACACAGGAATGGTTAGACTCAGAGAGTGTTAACAGCAGAACCGATGATGATAAAACTCTATTATTATGTTGGTATGACCGTGGCTTAAAAACTCTTCCTCCTAATGGGGGTGAAAAATCCGGTTCCTTGAAGAAACCCGATAGTTTGGGCAGACTTAAAGGAAATACACACGACAATAATATAGATTCTAATTTATTAATTATCAATGTTTTATTAGGGATTGTCTGGAACGCCCTTTACCACGATTTATTTGTAGATAGAACAATTGATCATGTTTATTTAAGATTAATTTTTGCTTTCTTGATCGCTACTCTACTTGCTGTAATTATCTTGATAATTAACTGGAATATATATAAAAAAGTTAAACTCAATAATTCTAAAACAGAAAAAATAAAAATAAAATTATTAGTTTTTTCCGTAATTATTTCTGTTTTTGGTTTGAGCTTAGGCGGGATATTGTATTACTCAATTTATGAATATATTTTGTTACCTTTATCACAATGA
- a CDS encoding VWA domain-containing protein, translating to MPTGDIADFAINQEPRCPVVLLLDNSGSMSGQPIQQLNQGVAVFKQSVDEDALAKVRVEVAVISFGPVVMRQDFVTIDQFVPPQLQAQDLTPMGEAINYALDLLENRKADYINSGTQYYRPWVFLITDGSPTDNWQNAAQRVRQGENDKKFSFFAVGVQNADTKILSQIAPVSRPPLLLNGLDFKSMFLWLSQSMKQVSHSQPGATTMVQTAPVGWGQVAT from the coding sequence ATGCCAACAGGGGATATAGCGGATTTTGCAATTAACCAGGAACCACGCTGTCCAGTTGTTCTGTTACTGGATAACTCAGGTTCGATGTCTGGTCAACCCATCCAACAGTTAAATCAGGGGGTTGCCGTGTTTAAGCAATCCGTAGATGAAGATGCACTAGCCAAAGTGAGAGTAGAGGTAGCAGTGATTTCCTTTGGCCCAGTGGTAATGCGTCAAGATTTTGTGACAATCGACCAATTTGTCCCTCCACAGCTACAAGCACAGGATTTAACCCCGATGGGAGAAGCGATCAATTATGCTTTGGACTTACTAGAAAATCGCAAAGCTGATTATATAAACAGTGGTACTCAGTATTACCGACCTTGGGTTTTTCTGATTACAGATGGTTCTCCCACAGATAACTGGCAAAACGCTGCACAACGAGTCAGACAGGGTGAGAATGATAAGAAGTTTTCCTTTTTTGCAGTTGGTGTTCAAAATGCAGATACGAAAATTTTAAGTCAAATTGCTCCTGTCAGTCGTCCACCATTATTGCTCAATGGTCTTGATTTTAAATCGATGTTCTTATGGCTGAGTCAATCTATGAAACAAGTTTCTCATAGTCAACCTGGAGCAACAACAATGGTACAAACTGCACCTGTAGGATGGGGTCAGGTAGCAACCTAA
- a CDS encoding DUF29 domain-containing protein yields the protein MLTKQDWDWLAVCSHYQTAVNVHKLLKEGKSMEATEGLESLIEAMGRTEKRAVKSQLIRLMLHVIKWKCQPEKRSASWTISIRSARREIQESQEEMPSLNRNFLESIWEKCFENAVKDAEDEMGKKCRLTSLSWSEIFEDEYILSDDEPED from the coding sequence ATGCTGACTAAACAAGATTGGGACTGGTTAGCAGTGTGTTCTCATTATCAAACGGCTGTCAACGTCCATAAACTTCTCAAAGAAGGAAAATCTATGGAAGCAACAGAAGGTTTAGAATCTTTAATTGAAGCAATGGGAAGAACTGAAAAAAGAGCCGTAAAAAGCCAGTTAATTCGTTTAATGCTTCATGTTATTAAGTGGAAATGTCAACCTGAAAAACGCAGTGCTAGTTGGACGATTAGTATTCGTTCTGCCCGTCGAGAAATTCAGGAAAGTCAAGAAGAAATGCCCAGTTTGAATCGTAATTTTCTTGAGTCTATTTGGGAAAAATGCTTTGAGAATGCGGTAAAGGATGCTGAGGATGAAATGGGGAAAAAATGTCGATTAACCTCACTGTCTTGGTCAGAGATTTTTGAGGATGAATATATTTTATCGGATGATGAGCCAGAGGATTAA